Proteins encoded in a region of the Nitrospira sp. genome:
- the arsB gene encoding ACR3 family arsenite efflux transporter has translation MTSGPPTQSLEKRLNLFERYLTIWVALCMIAGVLLGRSVPGLIQWLRTWEFGEGSHVNASIALLIWLMIIPMMMKIDVASVRHVGKRPTGLLVTLFVNWIVKPFSMAFFAWVFFRLVFSAWITPSEADQYIAGTIILAAAPCTAMVFVWSYLTDGDPAYTLVQVSVNDLIMLVLFAPIVGFLVTGASALTVPLPVLFYSVLAFIVIPLIIGVALRHWFISQQGQAWFEDRLLPRFAPITILALLAMVVLLFAFQADNITGKTWHVALIAVPILIQVYFNASVAYTLMKWLNVPHSVAAPGALIGASNFFELAVATAIALFGPESGAALATVVGVLVEVPVMLSVCAFCNQTRTWFPAEQSA, from the coding sequence ATGACATCGGGTCCACCGACTCAGTCTCTCGAGAAGCGGCTGAATCTGTTCGAACGGTATCTCACCATATGGGTGGCGCTGTGCATGATCGCGGGGGTGCTGCTCGGTCGATCGGTTCCCGGTCTCATTCAATGGTTGCGCACGTGGGAATTCGGGGAGGGCAGCCATGTGAATGCCTCCATTGCCCTGCTCATCTGGCTCATGATCATCCCCATGATGATGAAAATCGACGTGGCCTCCGTCCGCCATGTGGGGAAGAGGCCGACGGGATTGCTAGTGACCCTCTTCGTAAATTGGATCGTCAAGCCGTTTTCAATGGCGTTCTTCGCATGGGTATTTTTTCGACTGGTGTTCTCCGCCTGGATAACTCCGAGCGAGGCGGATCAATACATTGCCGGAACCATTATTTTGGCTGCAGCGCCTTGTACTGCGATGGTGTTTGTCTGGAGCTATTTGACCGACGGCGATCCAGCGTACACGCTCGTCCAAGTCTCCGTGAACGATCTTATTATGCTGGTGCTCTTCGCCCCCATCGTCGGTTTCTTGGTCACCGGTGCTTCCGCTTTAACGGTTCCGCTCCCGGTCCTATTCTATTCAGTCTTGGCGTTTATCGTCATTCCGCTCATCATCGGCGTGGCATTGCGGCACTGGTTCATTTCGCAACAGGGTCAAGCATGGTTCGAGGACCGATTACTTCCGCGGTTCGCCCCAATCACCATCCTCGCGCTGCTTGCCATGGTGGTGTTGCTGTTCGCATTCCAAGCCGACAACATTACCGGCAAGACATGGCATGTGGCGCTCATAGCTGTCCCCATTCTCATCCAGGTCTACTTTAATGCCTCCGTGGCCTATACACTGATGAAGTGGCTCAATGTGCCTCACTCCGTGGCAGCGCCGGGGGCGCTGATTGGCGCGAGCAACTTCTTCGAATTGGCGGTCGCCACTGCAATCGCCTTGTTTGGGCCGGAGTCGGGCGCTGCGCTGGCAACCGTCGTGGGAGTGCTTGTGGAGGTGCCGGTCATGCTCTCCGTCTGTGCCTTCTGTAATCAGACGCGGACTTGGTTTCCAGCGGAGCAGTCGGCGTGA
- a CDS encoding metalloregulator ArsR/SmtB family transcription factor — protein sequence MKKAARLFHALSDETRVGILDRLRDGEQCVCDLTEAFNTGQSRLSFHLRVLKDAGLVIDRPEGRWIYYSVNQDAIQELDDFITWLKESRPMASKPAVPCA from the coding sequence ATGAAGAAGGCGGCCCGTCTCTTTCATGCGCTCTCGGATGAGACGCGCGTGGGAATCCTGGACCGACTTAGGGACGGGGAGCAATGTGTGTGCGATCTTACGGAAGCGTTCAACACAGGCCAATCACGGCTCTCTTTTCATCTTCGTGTCCTGAAGGACGCCGGCCTGGTCATCGATCGTCCGGAAGGTCGATGGATCTATTATTCGGTCAACCAGGATGCGATTCAGGAACTAGATGACTTCATCACCTGGCTCAAGGAATCTCGGCCGATGGCGTCAAAACCGGCCGTGCCCTGTGCGTGA
- a CDS encoding TraR/DksA C4-type zinc finger protein, whose translation MTERLRLRKELSRQRTALLTDWNLSLAPPSERALYADPADQASSDFDQDLAIQVRTRMIARLKRIEHALRLVQTKGYGWCRQCREAIPYARLAIQPDALFCVSCLAPMESRR comes from the coding sequence ATGACCGAGCGCTTACGATTGAGAAAGGAGCTCAGTCGGCAACGAACCGCTCTGCTGACCGACTGGAACCTCTCGCTTGCTCCGCCGTCCGAGCGAGCACTCTATGCTGATCCTGCAGATCAGGCATCGAGCGATTTCGATCAAGATCTAGCCATACAGGTAAGGACAAGGATGATCGCAAGGCTCAAACGGATCGAGCACGCTTTGCGGTTGGTGCAGACCAAGGGCTATGGCTGGTGTCGGCAATGTCGCGAGGCGATTCCCTATGCTCGACTGGCGATTCAACCGGATGCGCTCTTTTGCGTTTCTTGTCTTGCACCCATGGAGAGCAGAAGGTAG
- the ppk1 gene encoding polyphosphate kinase 1 — MASTEPSAENSHQVTEPQADLENPGLFLNRELSWLQFNLRVLEEAEDVRRPLLERVKFLAIFATNLDEFFMIRISGLRRQVAGGAGETPPDAMTPSEQMLAICREVTIHLERHRTCWQEDLLPKLREAGIYALSYGDLEQAERDALRQYFVREIFPTLTPLAIDPTHPFPHISNLSFNLAVVIKDPERGDCFARVKLPDSFRRLVPVPAQEGSTPQEKDLGGIGKVQRFAWLEEIVADNLDLLFPGLEIVSSYPFRVTRDADVTIEADEAPDLITAVEEQLDLRDFNSVVRLELDATTPDHIVDILIRNLQIPSYLVYTEHDPIGMAGLMELTALERPDLKDAPFQPAMPALLSKPGGVLDAIRQDDLLLYHPYDSFTPVVEFVREAAHDANVLAIKQTLYRVNPKSPIIDALMEARVNGKQVAVLVELKARFDEENNIEWARKLEDEGVHVVYGVRGLKTHAKVCLVVRREPEGIRRYVHLGTGNYNVLSSRVYTDLSYFTCDPTIGSDVSDLFNALTGYSRKDGYAKLLVAPAALRRELVDRIDREIHCHRKNGDGHLAFKMNALVDKALIQALYRAAQAGVKIELQVRGICCLRPGVPGVSERITVTSVVGRFLEHARIYYFHNGGQDEVFLGSADLMPRNLDRRVEILFPVVHPRWREVIVHDILAVALRDNVQARRLRSDGTYERLMPLVGEPSVNSQDWFLNRWKARS; from the coding sequence ATGGCGTCGACGGAACCTTCGGCTGAGAATTCGCATCAGGTCACGGAACCACAGGCGGACCTCGAGAATCCCGGCCTGTTCTTGAACCGTGAGCTTAGTTGGCTGCAATTCAACCTGCGGGTCTTGGAGGAAGCGGAAGATGTGCGACGTCCGCTGCTGGAACGAGTGAAGTTTCTGGCGATCTTCGCCACCAACCTCGACGAATTCTTCATGATCAGGATCTCAGGCCTGCGACGCCAGGTTGCCGGCGGAGCGGGAGAAACCCCACCCGATGCCATGACGCCATCCGAACAAATGCTGGCGATATGCCGGGAGGTGACGATCCATCTCGAGCGGCATCGGACTTGTTGGCAGGAGGATCTGTTGCCAAAACTGCGTGAGGCCGGTATTTATGCGCTCTCGTATGGTGACCTCGAGCAGGCCGAACGGGACGCTCTTCGTCAGTACTTCGTGCGTGAAATTTTTCCAACGCTCACCCCGTTGGCCATTGATCCAACTCATCCCTTTCCGCATATTTCAAATCTGAGCTTCAACCTGGCCGTGGTGATCAAGGATCCTGAGCGGGGTGACTGCTTCGCGCGCGTCAAGTTGCCTGATTCCTTTCGGCGCTTGGTTCCGGTTCCCGCTCAAGAAGGATCCACCCCGCAGGAGAAAGACCTCGGAGGAATCGGGAAAGTTCAACGTTTTGCTTGGTTGGAAGAGATCGTGGCGGATAATCTGGATCTCCTGTTTCCCGGCTTGGAGATTGTATCGTCCTATCCGTTCCGTGTTACGCGGGACGCCGATGTGACGATCGAGGCCGATGAAGCACCCGATCTGATCACGGCGGTGGAAGAGCAGCTCGATTTGAGGGATTTTAATTCCGTGGTGCGTTTGGAACTGGATGCGACCACGCCGGACCATATTGTAGATATTCTGATCCGCAATCTACAGATCCCATCTTACCTCGTTTACACGGAACATGATCCGATCGGCATGGCGGGGCTTATGGAACTCACCGCACTCGAACGTCCCGATCTCAAAGACGCGCCTTTTCAGCCCGCCATGCCCGCGCTGCTGAGCAAACCGGGTGGTGTGTTGGATGCTATCAGGCAAGATGATCTCTTGCTGTACCATCCTTACGATAGTTTCACGCCGGTCGTCGAATTTGTGCGTGAAGCGGCCCACGATGCGAATGTCCTGGCAATCAAGCAGACGTTGTATCGCGTGAACCCGAAATCCCCCATTATCGATGCGTTGATGGAAGCTCGGGTCAATGGGAAGCAGGTGGCCGTGCTAGTAGAGCTCAAGGCTCGTTTCGATGAAGAAAATAACATCGAATGGGCCCGAAAGCTCGAAGATGAAGGAGTACATGTCGTCTACGGAGTGCGCGGCCTCAAGACCCATGCGAAGGTGTGTCTCGTCGTTCGGCGCGAACCGGAGGGGATCCGACGGTACGTCCATCTCGGAACCGGCAACTATAATGTGCTGTCGAGTCGAGTCTATACCGATCTGAGTTACTTCACATGCGATCCTACGATCGGCAGCGATGTGTCCGACTTGTTCAATGCGCTGACCGGCTACTCCCGGAAGGATGGCTACGCCAAATTGCTGGTCGCGCCGGCGGCATTGCGGCGGGAGCTGGTCGATCGGATCGATCGCGAGATTCACTGTCACCGGAAAAACGGCGATGGACATCTCGCATTCAAGATGAACGCATTGGTCGATAAGGCACTCATTCAGGCACTGTACCGTGCCGCACAGGCCGGTGTGAAGATTGAATTACAAGTACGCGGTATCTGTTGTTTACGGCCCGGTGTCCCCGGCGTGAGCGAGCGGATTACAGTGACGTCCGTGGTCGGACGATTTCTCGAACATGCCCGGATCTATTATTTTCATAATGGGGGACAGGATGAAGTGTTTCTTGGAAGCGCTGACCTCATGCCGCGCAATCTGGATCGCCGTGTGGAAATCCTCTTTCCGGTGGTTCACCCCCGCTGGCGGGAGGTCATCGTGCATGACATTCTCGCCGTCGCGCTTCGCGATAATGTCCAAGCCAGGCGGTTGCGTTCAGACGGGACCTACGAGCGTCTTATGCCATTGGTCGGGGAACCAAGCGTCAATTCGCAGGACTGGTTTCTCAATCGCTGGAAAGCCAGATCATGA